AGCATCCAGTCCGTGATCATCAAAAATTATACTGATAGCCTCTTTGAGGTTACGTTCAAAGCTTTCAGCATAACCGTCATCTTCATCTATTGAAAACTCATAGATTTCATCGTGCTCTTCGATCAGGTCTCTAAGATCTGCTTGCATTTCAGACTGGTCATAAAAATCAGCTTCATAAGCGTCAATAATGTCTTCATAAAGGTCGTATAACTCAAAGGCCTCAACGGCATCAAAAATAGTCATTTTTTTTGCCATATTCAATCTCCCGGATTCTTACTTAGTTTTAATGGTAATAATAGTTTTATGATTGTCAAATTCCCAACCATGCGTCTGTCTGAATACATTGCTACTGTATTACTGCTTGATAAAGAAGGTTTTATGTTTTTTCAATCTTAAAATTAAATCAGGTATAAAAAACTCAGGTTCTTCCGGACCCGGTAACAAGGCCTAAAAGAACCTGACAACAATAGCATTCGAAGATTAAGCTTTTATTTCAAAGTGTTGAAAAAAACAACACACCATCCAGCAAATCATTATTTTTGATGGCATTCAGCACAAAGCAAAGGACCTTTTCCTGTTCTTATGTGACAGCTTCGGCATTGGACATGAAAGGCATTGGCTAAAGGCATTGGGTTATTCGGTCCTTCAGTAAGACCGTGGCAGTCCGAACAGGGAGTATCCTCACTGGATTCGTCAGGCACGATCTCCCCGTTTTCCCATACATGATGGCAAACAGCACAGTCATCTATTTGCGCAGTTTCATTGTGCAAGTCATGATCAAACACTGCTGCAGGACGTCTTAGCCGGTCGAAAGCCGACGTGTCCATGCGAACGATATCGTCCCCGGCAGCGGCCTGATCACTGAATACCATTGAAATCCCGTTGCACGCAAAAAAGATCAATGCGATCATCAGAATTTTTATCTTCATTTTACTCTCCCGGCACATAGACCTTTTTATCCATGGTTTCAAAAATAATATCTCCTAGAAATTTCACGTCCATGCCCAGTTCATAATGGTGTACAATGTCCTCAAGACCAGAATGACAATTATGACACGGTGCAATTAATACATTGGCACCGGTTGCTTTGAGCTGTTCAGCCTTAACGCGGTTATTTACCATACGCTCATTTTTATAAGGCGGTCCGCAGTTAATTACCCCGCCACCGGCACCACAGCAGTAATTGTGTTCCCGATTTGGTGTCATTTCCACAAAATCCGAACAGGTCATATTCACTACCGCTCTTGCCATATCATGCAGACCACGTCCCCTAGAGACATTGCACGGATCATGAAGGGTGACCTTTTCCTTGAATTTTTCTTTTATCTTAATCCTGCCTGAGGTAAGCAGCTCATGGTAAAACTCAATGGCATGGACGACCTCAAAAGGCGGCATGGCCCACGAAACCCATCTGTTGCCAACGTCATAGATTGAACGAAATGCATGACCGCACTCGCCCATGACAATACGTTTGACATTTAAATCAGCGGCAGCCTCGTAAAAGGCCCTGGTGATTCTGCCTGAAATTTCATTATCCCCTGTATACATCGCCATGTTGGAGTTATCCCAGCCCGGGCATGACGGCATAGTCCAGTTTATGCCCGCCGCATGCATCATGACCGCAGCCTGATAAATCAGACCTGCCTGGAATTTAGGTTCCGGCGCAATAACGGAATACATGATATCCGCGCCTTTTTTATCCAGGGGGATACGAAGATTTTCAAATTCTTCCCTGGCATCTTCCTCCTGCCACTGCAAGGTGTCGATCCATTCATCCTCCTTGACCCACATTTGATTCAAGGTGGCTGAATGGGAATTAACCGTATCCTGTATATACTGGGGGGTAATCTCAAGCTTGTGACAGATGCGCCTGACCAGCAGCATCATATATGCGATATCAATTCCAAAGGGGCAGTACATGGAACATCTTCGGCAGACATTGCATTCCAGATGGGCAATGCGTACGGCCCGACGCAAAAAATCCTTTGAGACATTTCCTTTTTTGTCAAGCATTTCCCAGATTGTCTGTTTAACCTTGGCTGCAGGAGAAAATCGTGGATCTTTGTCATTGGACAAAAAATAACTACAGGCATCAGAACAAAGCCCGCAGCGCATACAGGTCTGAACATACGCCGTCAACCTGGCCCCGGACTCTTCATGGAGCACTTGGTTGATTCCTTTGACAATTTTCTCCTGGGTAAGCCGTTCAAGCCCACCTTCTATGGCTGGATCCATTTTTTCATCCTGCTGTTTAGCTTCCATTAGTGAGGTATCTTGCATTATTATCTCCTCTAAAGGCGTTTCACCCTCATGATATTAAAATTACCAGTCCCTTGCGTGCCTGACACTACCAAATTCAGACCCGGTATAGGCCCGGGTAAACGGGGCAAACATCATATGGGAAAACCGTGAAAACGGAATCATAATCAGCATGAGCTCTCCACACAGGATATGAACAATCATTACCCATCTGTATGCAAAAAATTGATGATAGGCAAGAAATCCGGTCAAAAAAGGCAACAGCACCACGGCGATCAGTAAAAAATCTGTTGGCGATGTTAAAAATTTTACATCCGGCACCATAATCCGCCGAACCCCAAAAAATACCAGAGAGGCAATCACAATAACGGTCAAAGCATCTGCAATCTGGTCGTCGAATACAGGCCAGGAAATATCAAAGGCTTCCTGCACCAGAACCACATGAGCAGACAAAAAGATTGGCGCTGCGAACAAAAGCAGATGAAAAAGATAGGATATGCCGTAAAATAAAGGTTTTTTCCGGGTGGACACCGGGAAAAATGGAATTAACCATGCGCCAATGGAACGCAGGCTGTGAAAAACAGTCATATAGGAAAAAATATATGGCTCTTTGTGTTTAAGTTCACGAATAAAACTAACTGCCTTAAAACTAAGACCGCCGATAAAAATAAAAAAAGAAATCCACACCATGGGGCCCATTATAAAATCTATAAAAGCATTCATATTTTTTCCCTTACACAGTGATGACGCTGCGTTTATATATCCCGTTTTCAATACCTTTGACCAAAATCTTATCTTCGTTTGGTCCAATCACAGGGTCCGTCATGTATTCATAAGGCCCTGCCACCACCTGGTCATTGACATTAACATAGTATTTCCCTTGCTTTTCATAGCTTACGGCAACCAGAGATCCATTATCACTTAGACAGGGTGAAAAAATTTTATCGCAGGAAATCTGAAATGCTTTGTCGTTTTTTGCCAGTCCCCATAGCCCTTTGTCTTTAAATACAGCGACCAAGGCAGAGCCGTCCTTTGAGTGAACCATTTGCCTGACCATGCCGTCCCATTCAAGGGTCCACGGCGTATCATCCTGAGCAACGGTCCATTTTCCAAATTTAGGGGCTACAATGGCGCACAACGCTCCAGTTACTGGATTTAAAGCCAAATGCCAAATATTGTTATAGCCGTTTTGCCATAATTGTCGGTCATCCTGATACAAAAACCATTTTCCTTTGGTTCTTACCGGTGCTGCAACGTTCTTACCATCTTTGCAGAAAATCGGCTTCCACACAGCGACAAACCGATTGTCCCAGCATGTGCCATTTACCACCACCCCGTAGGTCTGACGATCGAATCTAATCGCCCAGGTAAGATTTTCGCCGCGGTTGTCAAAATTAATGTCCCAAATGTTAAAAAAATGTTCATTGCCGGGTACACCATTTTTGGCGACGGAAAAAAGCCCCTGAGAAAAAGCGTTCACGTCTGCAGCTGCCATGGATGTCACCTGGACAACGGCAGCCGTGTCACCATTTTCACTTAAAGTCATTCCCGTCATACTTTCAAAGGTCTGCTCCCAGGGCGCATCATTCACAGCCATGCCGTATTCCATGTCCTGCTGGAAAGCAATACTGACCTTTGAACCGTCACAATTCCACTGTAAATCCCAAATAAAATCAAACTGGCTGGACCAAGGCGTGCCGTCTATGACCAGTGACCATTGCTCATCCTGACAGACACAAGCTGCCAACCGGTTATCAGGTAATGCTTTGAGGCTCCATGCCTTTTCATATTCACCTTCCCACAATTTCCCGTTGACACAGATACCAAAGGCAGCCTCATCAAGGTTTACAATATTCGCCAATGACTCCCCATCAGCTGAAATGCAGGGATCTTCCACCCAGTTGTATTCGGATTCCATTTCTTGAACGGAAATCTCTTTGAGCGGGGTGCTCCAATCCCATGATTGTATGTCTTTCATTTTGATCTCCCACTATATTTCAAATAACGGCCACATGCCGTACTACAACTATCCAATATTTAAACGAGACCTGATATTTTTTTGTCAAAGGCAAGGCGATCAGAAATTAAAATTTGTGACCAACAAAGCAATCAACAAAATTTACGGTTTTCGGTCGGGCACTATCAAACATATTAAATTCAGGAAGAAAACGTGACCAAATGCGACATCGCACAAATACATATCTAATTTGCGCTTCAGCCCCACAACAGCGAATTTACTCCGATTTTATACTTTTATGCGACTTGAACTCGACAACTTCGATTCTGGGCAGTTATCCCGCTCCCCCCAGATCAAAATCAATTAAACAGAATTTTTTTTCCACTCTACTACTTATTTTTCAAGAAAGTCTGGGTAAGTTACTCAGATCTTTCAAACTTTGTTGTGGGCTTTCGCCTGACAGTTGATATGTCAGGTCGGCCCATGGTCGTTATAAAGAAAAAAATTGGACGTATTTACAACTTTTTTTCAATGCCCTGTTTTTTCTGGTAATCTGTCAATGCCAGATAAAAAGCACCGACACAAAGCTCTGCACAATGATAATGATCTTCAGGCAAGGTTTGCAGATACGCCTTAACCATTTCGTCAGTAATATTCCAGGCATTATCAACAGTATGCCCCTTGGCCAGATGCGCCACGCTATTGCAGCACGCTGCGGTATATACGCAGCCGTCAAAGTCAAAGGAAATAGAACTTAAGCAATTATTTTGGTCCACCATGATAAAGAACTCTACGCTGTCTCCACACACGCCGGTCCGGGCCCCATACCCATCCGGATTTTCAAGCCGTTCTCTGGAGCCTGCATCATAGGCCATTTCAATGAGCGTAAGAGAGTGTACGTTCCAAAAATCCTGGCTTTCCATCAAAAATAACTCCTTCAACTATATATCATTTTTTTTAATCAGTATTAGGTATATGAATATCATATTATTATAAAATAAAAAACAGACTGGACAATAAATTCTGTCCAGTCTGTTTTTTATTTTATACAAAATCTGCGTAACTGCCACAGATTCTTCAATGTTCGCTATCGGCTGAGTTTAGGACCATTATGATCCTAAACCAGTTCTTCCCATAACTATATTATCCGGCAGCCTCGCCTTGTATCGGCATAACGGCCACACAAGTTATGTTATGCTTAAACCTCAGGACGAGGATCAAGCCCGGCACCCTTCACAAGCTCAGGCACTTTTTCTTCCCATTCAATGGCCATAATATGGAAGCCTTTGACACCTTTGCATTCTTTGAGGCGCTGCATCTGCTCAATGGCCATCTTGATGCCTTCTTCGGCCTGTTTGTCTTTATCCACGCCGGCAAGGCGGTCAATAATTGCGTCAGGAATATCCATGCCGGGCACTTTGTTCTTCATATATTTGGCCATACCCAGGGATTTCATGGGGGTAATACCTGCAAGGATAGCGACTTTTTCGTCCAAGCCACGATCAACCACCTGTTTCATCCACTCTTCAAACTTATCCACATTAAAGATACACTGAGTTTGAATGAAGTCTACACCAGCCGCCACTTTCTTGGCCAGACGCATAACCCGCAGTTCAAACGGATCGGCAAAGGGGTTGGCAGCCGCACCAATGAACATTTTAGGCGGTTCCGTAATATCTTCTCCACCCTGGAACTTGCCTTCATCACGCATATCTTTGACCATCTTAATCATGTTGATGGAGTCAATGTCATATACGGGCTTTGCCATGGGATGGTCGCCAAATTGGGGATGATCGCCGGACAGACAAAGCATGGTGTTACAACCAAGGGCATACGCACCAAGAATGTCAGACTGCATAGCCAGACGGTTTCTGTCCCGGGATACCATTTGGATAATGGGATCAAGTCCCATCTGTTTAATAGCAATGCCGCCGGCAATAGAGGACATTCTGACCATGGCGGTCTGGTTGTCCGTAATATTGATGCCGTCCACATAATCTTTGATCATGTTGGCTTTTTCTTTGATAATATCAACGTTGCAACCCCTGGGAGGACCTACTTCAGAGGTTACGGCCAGTTGGCCTGAGGCCAGTACTTTTTCCAGTCTGCTTTCAGTTTTCATTATTCAACGTCCTCCGTAATTTTGGATGATGCCAAATCCTCCCGGATAA
This window of the uncultured Desulfobacter sp. genome carries:
- a CDS encoding electron transfer complex subunit TmcD, giving the protein MKDIQSWDWSTPLKEISVQEMESEYNWVEDPCISADGESLANIVNLDEAAFGICVNGKLWEGEYEKAWSLKALPDNRLAACVCQDEQWSLVIDGTPWSSQFDFIWDLQWNCDGSKVSIAFQQDMEYGMAVNDAPWEQTFESMTGMTLSENGDTAAVVQVTSMAAADVNAFSQGLFSVAKNGVPGNEHFFNIWDINFDNRGENLTWAIRFDRQTYGVVVNGTCWDNRFVAVWKPIFCKDGKNVAAPVRTKGKWFLYQDDRQLWQNGYNNIWHLALNPVTGALCAIVAPKFGKWTVAQDDTPWTLEWDGMVRQMVHSKDGSALVAVFKDKGLWGLAKNDKAFQISCDKIFSPCLSDNGSLVAVSYEKQGKYYVNVNDQVVAGPYEYMTDPVIGPNEDKILVKGIENGIYKRSVITV
- a CDS encoding methylenetetrahydrofolate reductase — encoded protein: MKTESRLEKVLASGQLAVTSEVGPPRGCNVDIIKEKANMIKDYVDGINITDNQTAMVRMSSIAGGIAIKQMGLDPIIQMVSRDRNRLAMQSDILGAYALGCNTMLCLSGDHPQFGDHPMAKPVYDIDSINMIKMVKDMRDEGKFQGGEDITEPPKMFIGAAANPFADPFELRVMRLAKKVAAGVDFIQTQCIFNVDKFEEWMKQVVDRGLDEKVAILAGITPMKSLGMAKYMKNKVPGMDIPDAIIDRLAGVDKDKQAEEGIKMAIEQMQRLKECKGVKGFHIMAIEWEEKVPELVKGAGLDPRPEV
- a CDS encoding electron transfer complex ferredoxin TmcB, coding for MQDTSLMEAKQQDEKMDPAIEGGLERLTQEKIVKGINQVLHEESGARLTAYVQTCMRCGLCSDACSYFLSNDKDPRFSPAAKVKQTIWEMLDKKGNVSKDFLRRAVRIAHLECNVCRRCSMYCPFGIDIAYMMLLVRRICHKLEITPQYIQDTVNSHSATLNQMWVKEDEWIDTLQWQEEDAREEFENLRIPLDKKGADIMYSVIAPEPKFQAGLIYQAAVMMHAAGINWTMPSCPGWDNSNMAMYTGDNEISGRITRAFYEAAADLNVKRIVMGECGHAFRSIYDVGNRWVSWAMPPFEVVHAIEFYHELLTSGRIKIKEKFKEKVTLHDPCNVSRGRGLHDMARAVVNMTCSDFVEMTPNREHNYCCGAGGGVINCGPPYKNERMVNNRVKAEQLKATGANVLIAPCHNCHSGLEDIVHHYELGMDVKFLGDIIFETMDKKVYVPGE
- a CDS encoding TmcC family electron transfer complex membrane anchor subunit → MNAFIDFIMGPMVWISFFIFIGGLSFKAVSFIRELKHKEPYIFSYMTVFHSLRSIGAWLIPFFPVSTRKKPLFYGISYLFHLLLFAAPIFLSAHVVLVQEAFDISWPVFDDQIADALTVIVIASLVFFGVRRIMVPDVKFLTSPTDFLLIAVVLLPFLTGFLAYHQFFAYRWVMIVHILCGELMLIMIPFSRFSHMMFAPFTRAYTGSEFGSVRHARDW
- a CDS encoding acidic tetraheme cytochrome c3 TmcA; the encoded protein is MKIKILMIALIFFACNGISMVFSDQAAAGDDIVRMDTSAFDRLRRPAAVFDHDLHNETAQIDDCAVCHHVWENGEIVPDESSEDTPCSDCHGLTEGPNNPMPLANAFHVQCRSCHIRTGKGPLLCAECHQK
- a CDS encoding iron-sulfur cluster assembly scaffold protein, with translation MESQDFWNVHSLTLIEMAYDAGSRERLENPDGYGARTGVCGDSVEFFIMVDQNNCLSSISFDFDGCVYTAACCNSVAHLAKGHTVDNAWNITDEMVKAYLQTLPEDHYHCAELCVGAFYLALTDYQKKQGIEKKL